A window from Kluyveromyces lactis strain NRRL Y-1140 chromosome E complete sequence encodes these proteins:
- the RAI1 gene encoding decapping nuclease (similar to uniprot|P53063 Saccharomyces cerevisiae YGL246C RAI1 Nuclear protein that binds to and stabilizes the exoribonuclease Rat1p required for pre-rRNA processing): protein MVLSSSLFVQKRSTTTALKQPKELGHYSRTQDNGFLVNDDSRLAYYYLPDTDLDKKLDLLSGIKKFKECNTEEFDSTTLHGLLSTLEEYERRKSKKTKVDIITFRGIIRKLISSAFDSSQFNPVNFRIVSFDGQLFIKEVKTDASETSINKNRESLQARAYYSGYKFEALATLSLPLPLVPRTTLEKRPKKIINNGDQFISMVRTGIGKCKILIGAEVDCIFDFKEDSDDNLKHYAELKCTTMVNTVSDAHKFERKLFKTWLQCFLVGINRIIYGFRDDNFMLKTVEEFTTSEVPLILKNNNPQMQTVCVDAIKWYGAFTEWLLTSIPRPEDDIDTIKAYKLIFENNHLKLTEIESDDEEYKQLVEGEEILSNSFKQWRKDLRK from the coding sequence ATGGTACTATCTTCCAGTCTTTTCgttcaaaaaagaagtacAACTACTGCTTTGAAGCaaccaaaagaattagGTCATTATTCGAGAACACAGGACAATGGATTTTTAGTCAACGATGATTCGAGGCTAGCATACTATTACTTGCCAGATACGGATCTAGACAAGAAGCTTGATCTTTTAAGTGGaatcaagaagttcaaagaGTGTAATACGGAAGAATTCGACTCTACAACATTGCATGGATTACTTTCGACTTTGGAAGAGTATGAGAGACGTAAGAGTAAGAAGACGAAGGTGGATATCATTACGTTCAGAGGTATCATACGGAAGCTCATCTCCAGTGCTTTTGATTCATCACAGTTCAATCCGGTAAATTTCCGTATTGTTTCGTTTGATGGACAACTATTCATTAAGGAAGTCAAGACAGACGCTTCGGAAACCTCCATTAACAAGAATAGGGAGTCGTTACAGGCAAGGGCATATTACAGTGGTTACAAATTTGAAGCACTTGCAACCTTATCGCTGCCACTACCGTTGGTACCCAGAACTACATTGGAAAAGAGACCTAAAAAGATTATTAACAATGGGGACCAATTCATCTCAATGGTTAGAACAGGAATAGGTAAATGTAAGATATTGATCGGTGCAGAAGTGGACtgtatttttgattttaaaGAGGATTCAGATGACAACCTGAAGCATTACGCAGAGTTGAAATGTACCACAATGGTCAATACCGTTTCCGATGCGCATAAATTCGAACGTAAGTTGTTTAAAACCTGGTTACAGTGTTTCCTAGTAGGAATAAACAGAATTATATATGGGTTTAGAGATGACAATTTCATGCTCAAAACTGTAGAGGAGTTCACTACATCTGAGGTACCGCTaatattgaagaacaacaacCCACAGATGCAAACTGTGTGTGTAGATGCCATAAAATGGTATGGTGCCTTCACAGAGTGGTTATTGACAAGTATTCCAAGACCAGAAGACGATATTGACACAATTAAAGCCTATAAACTCATCTTTGAGAACAATCACCTAAAACTCACGGAAATTGAGTCTGACGACGAAGAATACAAGCAGCTGGTGGAAGGAGAAGAGATACTATCAAATTCGTTCAAACAATGGAGAAAAGATCTTCGCAAGTAA